Below is a window of Arabidopsis thaliana chromosome 2, partial sequence DNA.
ttcttgttcctccTCTCATCCAATATTTTGCAGCTTCTTTGACCGTAAGATCCTTCTATCTCGTACAACACCGTCTTCTTTGCGCTAACCCACGCCAAGCTTTTCCGGTTAGATATTATGCTAACGTTCTTTCTCGCCGTGAATATTGgatctctctctgtttctccatCGTATACCATCCAGCAATCTCCAAGACTCAACTTCTGTTCAAGTCAATTAGCAAGCAAGAGAACTTAAGATTAGTTTCATAACTATTAGTGTTATTTTTTGGCCAATTATTAAGGAATCACGTATAGGTCTATCactatatatagatgtttttgttatgaaaaataccaaaaaagaagaagaagaaaaagtaccTTGCGGCGAATGGAGAGGAGGGGAAAGCCGGAAGCATCCATAAGGACGATGTTGTCTCTAGGACAATTCATGTAGTTGTCAACTCTAAAGACAAGCTCTCCATTGGCGTTGTAAACCGTGAATCCGTCGCAGTTGAAGAGAAGGGACTTCTTCCACACCGTTAAAACAACTGCTGCTTTGCTATCACACAAGCTCTCTTCGCATGTGCTTGGGAATTTTGGGTGAACTTttgtcatttctttttttattctctgttGTGTTTCTTTGGGCTTTGATGATTCTTGTTGGAGAAGATCGATAAGTTGATGATGTTTGAATGTGGGACAAATGAGAAGAGGTCTTTGggtttatttatacaaatgtagaaagagagagagaatgtgGTTCTCAAATGAAAAGAATGgtctctcatcttcttgttttccaCTAGAGAGATATCACTTTCAGTCTATTACTATAAGAtatcttctcttcaatttaggtccatttttttttatgtattcaTGCAAATTAATGGATTGATTCCTTtctataatcaaatattataataacGGCCGGTTTTCATTCACCTAGActccaacaaaatattatattgaaacCTTGTTTTTGATTCCTGTTCTGGCCAATATTGGCCCTACAAAATAGCTTATGGTCTCatgaataatataaatttgacACTAACTCTAGTTCGTATGCTCTATATTTTCATGAATTTTACAGAAACTATACTGTTAGCAACTTAGTATATAGTTTGgcaattgtattttctttttcttaattgataACCCaagttttaaaatcttatactAACACTCtcctctattttattttatcaattcCCGGGTTAAACATTTCTCGAATCgatgtcaaaaaataaaaataaaacatttctcgaatctttctctcttggtTTCCCtctacatttttgttattataacTAGAGAATATTAATGTGCTGATCAGTACACAAAAAGTAAAGAATCTATAGTAACGAAAACCTACGGGCCATAATCCATCGACACTTCCAGTGCATCTTTTCATAGTGGGAAACAGGAGTCtctatttgaaatattttccatgttcttatatttctatttctGCAGGATTAtcgtttttgtttcctctccATATTGAACCGAAAGTATTTGATTTGTTCCTTTCAACAACAGACTACATGTGTCCGAACCGAAagtaatatatgatttaaaccgaaataaaaagaaagaaagaaatatatgaTCTACTCTCTAAGATAATCAATATATTGGTGATATGAAGTTTAAGGATTTctattaaaaccaaaaagaaagaaagtttaaAGATCACTTTGTGGATCAGTTTCTCGCAGGTGTCCGAATTCCAATATTTTTGGTCATGAGCTCCTTATTAGTCcaattatatatcaaacatccgatttaatttattttaaaagacaatcaagttttgaataatttattaCCATGAACATTGAGTCGAGGAAAAGATAATCTAGTGGAAGATAAGAACGAGTGGATTgcaaaagttaaaatatatacaaaaaaatataaccgagttaagaaaaaattgagttttgaaccaatctttggtttttaattttgatatgatgAAGGAGGACCACTatatcatgattcatgataATAAATGATTAAACATAAGGAGGTGTGTGGCGGAGAAGCAATTAGCGGTgggaagaaaaataaaaccatcCCAACAAAATTCCACtaaattttatacaattaaaagttctgaaattattttactattgATATTTTTCCACGTCCATTGTTATCATGAGTATTCCACTTACGTTGAcctcatttattttaaatttctttcattatctatcgtttgtttttaaaacaaaagattgcGGTTTCTGCGTCATATGTACAAAAAGCTGATTACGACCTTTGAGAGGTAAGAGACGTCCCactttcacaaaaacaaatggattGAAAATTACGCGTTGCACTTTGAAGAATatgttctctctctttctctttaattaTACAGATGTAATACAACCTAATAATTCTGTCTTCCTACCAAATCTGATTCCTCACTCTATACACCAACTTATTCCTCAACTTTGCTTTAGTGTTTTTGTGTTGAGAAAACAATTTGCATCTTACCTCGTACGTCATCACTAAATGGGTAAGTACAGTATGTGAATGAAGTTTTCTAAGTAgatcctttttaaaatatgactATGAGACATTTGATTCCATTCGATGAATATACATTACTACAAATGAATGAAGGGTTGacaacaaattttgttgtcATATATGTTGAGATCGACCAGATTTCAAACCGATcgatattgaaaatttgatcATGGGAATATCCGAATATCGTATATTTCTCAAAACCAATCGATATtctttctctcatcttcttgttaATTATATGTCTAACCATGATTGTGATTGGGATTTGTTTTGGTCTGTATCGTCATCATCCGACGACGATGAAAGTATGTTTGTATATGGTCATATGGACGTGTATGCGGTGGTTATAAAATGGTCAAGGTTAACTGTCTTTATCTCCCTCCTAATCCTTACCACTTAGTCAAGCTTTATGCTAAGATGGGACTTCATCGTTACAATTTTGCTTGAggtctctttcttctttctttataccACATGCATGCTCTTTACTTATATGTATTATCTCTATACGGATATAACATTATACCTACACTGCACTTTATTTACATAGTAATCAATGTCTTTCTTGATTTGTACGTTACCTCAATTAGGGGAAAAACTATCAGCTCAAAATTAAAGTACAAGGACTGTAAAGGTTGCGATGGATCCATTTACCTCTGTGCTTTAAACTATTGAGACCATAGTTGTCGACAAAGTTATTTGGTGCGTTTGGATTTGTGAAGTGTGGATTGGTTTTTGTGCagcttgtgttttttttataacaatgtTTCTGCTTGAATCATTTAACATGTGCAAGGATGCGAAACTTTCTTTACTATTTAGTGTAGCTTCCTGCTGTAATGTTGCTACAGACACATTGTATGGTCAAAGTTTCTttactatttactatttagtttCGCATGAGCAAGGATGCGAAACTTTAACCTACCGAGGAAAGGGCCTCCTCCGCTATTGCAACAGACACACTGTCTGAGAGAAATCCTTCATAAGACCtgattgtttttgctttctgAGAAGAAGCTTCAACACCATGGATAAATGTACTGTGCAAACTAGTTAATAagaaatagattaaaaaaaatcttatcgCCTTCTATTTTGGTACGTCACAAAAGTAAAgaataacaaagaaactaCATGACAAATTGGAAAAACAACGCGAGGAAAAGAATGGCACATCTCTTTgccaaaaatcatatacaacATATCAAAGTTCTTTCacatcctcttttttttttttttaatcatatcaAAGCTTTTCAAATCACCATCATCACGTCTCTTATAATCAATTTGGTATGGCTTCTGCATGCTTCTTCCCCTTCAGCATTTCTCCTGCAATGCATTCGGGTTTATTTACCCAAAAAATTGAGATGTTGCACTCTAAATCTTTTCTTTGCGTGTGACcttgcttctaaaagcatTGGCCGTGTAGCTACTTACTCATCAAGGATTCACGTTACAGTCACTCAAGAACCGATCTTCCCGACTCAGATGCCTTCTCCAatagtttttgtaatttgggATTCCCAGCTCAAGCCACGGCTTCATGTTCCCGTTATAGTGCAATATGGCTGCGTTTTTTATGGCTTGTGCATTGATGTAGTAGTCATAACCAAGCCCTGATAGAGCCCATTTGTCGTCAAGAGCATATACTTGGTCTTGAAATGTGAGCAAGCTTGCCTGCAATGCAATTGCTTCGCTCGACTCATCTCCACTACTCATCTGCTGCACATGAAAAAAGGAAGTCATTGCTCAGAATCACCCAATTATCTCTTACAAAAGGTTTTTCAGGAAACTGACctctttataatatttttgataggTTTCTGAAACACCCAATGCCCTCCATCTAGCAAGATCAACGACATTCAAACCAGACATCCAGAGACAAGCATTGGTATCAAAATTTCCTCTCTTGAGACTCCTTAGCTGACCCAATCTCACAGTGCACGACTTAACAGCGCCATTCACTTTCCCTTCCATATCAAGGTCCCAAAGGGGAGATAAGTCTCGCTGGACTACAACGTCATCATCCAGAATCACAACCTTCTCCAATTTGTCAAATAATTTGGGAAGAAGATAGTGAGATTGAGAGAAAAGGGATAAGTAGTGTGTTCTATTCTGTTGAGACGCCAAAAGGTCACCACTGGGGAAGGAAACACGGAACTCCGCAGACAAAGACAGTTTCATATCAGAATCGTCCAGCTCGAGTTTTTCAATGTTCAATACTTGAACAGTTGATTGTTTGCAAGGATTCCTAATAAACCATTGTTTCATTGCAAAGTAATTCTGCTCGTCTGTCAGTACAtggaaaacaaagtttttacTGTCCTGAAACATCAATAACCAACCAAGAATTAGAAATCAGAGTTCTATGACTGcatgaaaaaaaatactaagtAAAGAAAACTGGATTTAAGACGCACCCTTGCATGTACAACCGTTGAGTTGATCACAACGGACGATGCTAGTATATTATCGGAGATGATAACAAAGTGAAGTAATGAGGGATCTGAAAATTTCTCACTAATGGGATCCTCAAGTGAATCTGACTTGAAATGTTCCACAGTTAGTCGCATTGACAAGCAATGAAGACTCTTAGGCATTGTCTGTACTGCAAGCTGGTAGAGGAACACACTCTGTTTCATGTGGAAACTAGCTTCATCCTCAGTCAAATCAAGGATCTGTCTCAATTTCTTGTCAACATTGTTACAGTCGACTGGAAAAGACTTTGCCTTTGCAATTACAGCTTCCATCTTCTGCAACTTTTTATCAACCCTGACACAACAGTGTTAAGAGATACCCAGTAAGTACGTTTAAAGAAATTAGCATAGGATTCTACACATCAAAGCTTCTCTTGAGAGAGAACAAACAACATCCATGGCGTCCTCCTATCATCTAGTACATTAGTTTACTAAATTATACATTGGTTTAAGATATTGAGACCGATAAGGCTTCAAAATAGTGATATTTCTGGATGTGCTGCCCACTGGATAGGTGAAGAGAGAATGTtatgataaatattttctataccATAAACCATCTGAAAGCAAGTAAACCACTAGAAAACAGGATGTCCAGACAAACTGAAGGCAAACTAGGAGAGATTCATGTGACTAGAATCCAACAAAATCTTTTCCAGTAAGGAACTAACTTTCAgtacaaaaatgattaaaccCAAACTGGTAGAGAACTTACTGTGGTGGAAGGTCAGCATCTTGAGAACTTTCACTAAGAATACGCTCAAACTCTTGGATATTCTGTTTCATATCCCGAGTCAACTTGCTTTGAGAAGGCATTTTAGCAATACTGGGATAGTATGCTCTAGCCACAAACAGCTGGTCCTTCATTTGCTTCACCTTGGCATCTTTCATTGGTTCCTTATTTTCCTCCCTCCAGAGGCAGTAGCTCCCATATTTCACTTCACAAGTTCTCCAAGTTTCATCACCACTTACTATTTTCCTCTGAACACCTGTATATGAGGCTTccgattttgttttctgttcaCAGAAGAAAGCAGAGTAAGGTTAACGTTAAATGATTGGTGAGAGATATAAAGATGTCTACTAAGGAAACCACTTAATATATTTGTACATTTGCAGGGCTTGGATTGGCAACAACAGTTGGGGACACTGGTAATCCTGCAGATTAATGGAGAGACCAGACGTAAAGTATCAGACCAGaatcaatataaaataatgGAAGAGGAATTTCAAGAAAGTGAAGCTTGTAAAGCAGACCTCTTTTTTTAGAATCAGTGCCGCTTGTTGCATTCACATCTCTGGAACCCACGTTTATGTCGCTTTTCTAGCATGTGatacaataaaacaaaacataagtatAGAAATTGTTACAAACAGTTTAACCATCTCACCCAAGGAACTAATTCTTGACCTTGCCCAAGACAATTTGAGATACATTAAGCAACATAATTCATGAAAGTATTTCAACTTTCTAGTCTCATGAGATagtcaaatataaaaaaaataaagagatcaTTCATCTAATTTCTCTACCCTTTAAGCAACATCACACAAAATATACGGCAACTGATTAACTACAACCTTTTGACCTATAGTTTGTTTGTAGTGCCAGTAAAGTTTCCAGATTCACTGGCTAATATTAGCATTGGCATCTTGCATAGCTTTCCATGAAACGAAAAGGCATCTAAGTTTTTTCTAATGTTAGCATTGACATCTTGCAAGAATACTGTGGCAAACCTGATACAAAGCCTATACATTTACAAATAGCCCTATTATCTGTAATCAAACTACAAAGCCTATATATTTTACACCACTTGAAAGACAAGATGTGAAACATTAATGCCAATAATTATGACAGAAACATACTTCAATAGttgaaaattaaacatatatagacCAGATCTGAAATGTGTGTGTCAATTAGAGAGCAGTGTGTAAGATAATGAAGTGCTTCCAACCACCATAAATGCTTTGACTCTATGGGTACATGAAAAGATCTAAAATTTCTGTCAAAAACTACTAATCTATAACATAAATGGAACAGGTCAAGGCCTTTAATCCACACTGAAACAAGTGGAACCAACCTTGGGAAGAACTGGATTGATTTTTTGAAGAACCTCATCGACCCGTTCGGATACATCTCTctgcaaaaccaaagaaagaatatCAAAAGCAGCAAAAAGATTTTGGTATAAAAAATGAGAATCGAATCAATCAAAGGAGAGTGACATTACCTGTGTATGCTTAGTAGCATTGATTCTGGTAAAGCTCTCAAACTGattccaaaagaaagaagattcagaacaaaatcaaaacacaccaaaacaaacacacaaagaaacgAGAAATTGCTTACTGAAGAAGCCGGTTGAACAGTGACAAATCctgaaaaagtgaaaaagatgAGATTAGATCTGAAACAGAGATCGGcagaaaaaaagcaaagagagtGTTAGAGAGAGAATGATAAGAGATACCAGGAGAGTGAAAGCCATTGTGAAGACCGAGTAAGAAAGCAAGAGGAACAAGCATAGAAAGAATAACAAGAACCAAAACTCCAATCACCAGAACTTTCCACCGGCGTTTTCCTccgccaccacctcctccaccaccgcctccgCCTTTCATATTCCCGATTTAGAATTGAATGAAATGTCTTTCCCAATTACGAACGCATTGGATCCCCAAAACGTTGCCAACGATCTCTCTATCAATGTCTCTCTCTGTTCTCGATACACTCAAATCATACTCTCGTCGAATtctctgtgtgtgtgttgtgttGCAGAATGCACAAGTATAAGTGTTTCTGCACTTAGCCCGATCGCATCGTCTCTTTCCCCTTTGCTTTTTGCTActtggaggaagagagagagagatacacacacatacacacatacacacacacacacacacctctttttttttcacacgTGTGGCTATGTCTCCGCCGTTTATTATTTAACCCACTTGCAAGATCTATCTCCAGATCATAACACGTGTCTTTTCTCACACGGTGGTGaattctttttactttttttgttaatcatcATCGTTTTATATTGTCACTCGTTGAATCCTAAACTCCGGTATGCCTAGCGATATTTTTCAACGCCATTGACGACGCTTTATATACCACTGGTAAatctctcctctgttttttcctattttccgatttcttctttgttaagAATTCTATGTATGATGAATTTAGCtgagtgaagaagatgaattttaGCTGAGTGAAAGCTTATGATAGTCTGGTGAAATCTTTAATCCATTTAGGTTCAATCTGGTGCAAGTTTGTTTTTACTGTATTATGCGcctctttatttgtttgtgtggaTGTAATGAAGAGTATGGAGCTAAAAGGATCAAATTATGGTTTTATTCTAGCTTAGGCTGACCTGTCTAAGGTTCTCTTGTCTGGTCTGTACTTTTACATTGACTTTTTTCTTGTGCTTGATTTGAATCAGTGACtgttcttttagttttgagtATGTTAATGATCGCGAGGAAAGCTTTGGCCTCGGCGCATACTAAGGCGTTTCGTTTGGCAACAAGGGATGTACATTGCTTTAGTTCCATCTTAGTGTCTCCTCCTCTCGTGTCACTTGACTTGCCTGAAAATTGGATTCCTTACTCTGATCCTCCACCTCCTGTTTCCTTTGGTAATACTCTTTGTTGCATTTTCatggctatatatatatgttacaagAAAATTCTCTAATTGTATGAGTTGATTTCTGTGTGTATGCATTTATACAGAGACTGAACAGAAGACTGTGGTGATAGATGGTAATGTTATCGCTGAGGAAATCAGAACAAAGATTATTAGTGAAGTGGGGAAGATGAAAAAGGCTGTTGGAAAAGTCCCTGGTCTTGCTGTTGTTTTGGTTGGTGAACAAAGAGACTCGCAAACTTATGTTCGCAACAAAATTAAAGCTTGTGAAGAAACTGGCATTAAATCTGTTTTGGCTGAATTACCAGAGGATTGTACTGAAGGACAGATTATCAGTGTATTGAGAAAATTCAATGAAGACACGTCTATTCACGGAATTCTTGTGCAACTTCCTTTACCCCAAGTatgtttctcatttttttctttggacgTTGTGATGGGGGATGTTAGTGTTGTTGATGTCAAAGATTAGTTCTATGTTAGGAGGTCAAGTAGTTAcgtttactttgttttcataCTTGTATGTAGAAATTCttgattcatatattttcatcGACCATGGACTCATGCATAACATTTTCCCCTTTAAGGTTTCCTTTTCGTTGGTAGGTAAAGCATTTAATTTACAGGTTATGCGATAGAGCATCTTACTTGTGGAGCTCTTTTTCAGGAGAACGTTCTTGTATTTTGTTGgtttcctttcctttttttttttttttctcatgagTCCAATCATTTAATGGAAGATATCTTGTACAGCATCTTAATGAATCAAAAATCTTGAATATGGTGAGATTGGAGAAAGATGTTGATGGGTTTCATCCATTAAACGTGGGGAATCTTGCAATGAGAGGGAGGGAACCGCTGTTTGTATCTTGCACTCCTAAGGGCTGTGTGGAGTTGTTGATAAGAACGGGTGTTGAAATAGCAGGAAAAAATGCTGTGGTCATAGGCAGAAGCAACATCGTTGGACTACCAATGTCTTTATTATTGCAGGTATTAGTTCTTCTTTATAGTTCAAGTGGATTCTTATGCTTAAACATTTTGGTTTGGGAATTAACTATGcatttatgttttctgaaATTCTCGGATAGAGGCATGACGCGACAGTAAGCACGGTGCATGCGTTTACAAAGGATCCAGAGCACATTACTAGGAAGGCGGATATCGTTATAGCAGCAGCGGGTATACCTAATTTAGTTCGTGGAAGTTGGCTTAAGCCTGGAGCAGTTGTCATTGATGTTGGAACAACTCCAGTCGAGGTAAAAACGAAACTATTTTCCTTAACTGATCAAAAGTCTTAATACTTTCCAATGAAAAAAGACTTATACCATAGCTTGAATCCAATCTGATATAGAAAACGTTAAACTGAATTAGAGCTTGAAATGTTTTTCCTTCagattgttttcttgtttctgatTAGACATTGAAGCATGACGTGTTATAATATTGCAGGATAGTAGCTGTGAGTTTGGTTACCGTCTTGTCGGGGATGTATGTTACGAGGAAGCGTTAGGTGTTGCCTCGGCTATCACTCCCGTACCGGGAGGAGTTGGACCTATGACGATCACCATGCTACTATGCAATACTTTGGAGGCTGCTAAGCGGATCTTCCTCTGAGTATGGTATCTCTGTCTattactaaatatattttgtaatgttAGATAGGAGACTCCATGCTGTTCGAGTTATTAACGATCTCTTTTGAATTATTGTATAATAGACCTGGCGATTGTGATGCCATGGTTTATCCTAACTCATCAGCATCTTTAGCATCAAGTTCAACTAAACAAGTATTCATGTTTTCGTTTCATTGGCTTTTAGAAGATGAGAATCcatttagttataatttaaaacttaaGGTAGTTAGATCACTGGTCCTACTAGCAGCTAAAGTAGGAGGAATGTTGCGTCTTACATCAACGATAG
It encodes the following:
- a CDS encoding LURP-one-like protein (DUF567) (Protein of unknown function (DUF567); CONTAINS InterPro DOMAIN/s: Protein of unknown function DUF567 (InterPro:IPR007612); BEST Arabidopsis thaliana protein match is: Protein of unknown function (DUF567) (TAIR:AT5G41590.1); Has 389 Blast hits to 388 proteins in 15 species: Archae - 0; Bacteria - 0; Metazoa - 0; Fungi - 1; Plants - 388; Viruses - 0; Other Eukaryotes - 0 (source: NCBI BLink).) encodes the protein MTKVHPKFPSTCEESLCDSKAAVVLTVWKKSLLFNCDGFTVYNANGELVFRVDNYMNCPRDNIVLMDASGFPLLSIRRKKLSLGDCWMVYDGETERDPIFTARKNVSIISNRKSLAWVSAKKTVLYEIEGSYGQRSCKILDERRNKKKTAEIKRKETVIGGVAFGKDVYKLIVESEMEPRVAMALTIILDQMFRSS
- a CDS encoding uncharacterized protein (unknown protein; Has 30201 Blast hits to 17322 proteins in 780 species: Archae - 12; Bacteria - 1396; Metazoa - 17338; Fungi - 3422; Plants - 5037; Viruses - 0; Other Eukaryotes - 2996 (source: NCBI BLink).) encodes the protein MGISEYRIFLKTNRYSFSHLLVNYMSNHDCDWDLFWSVSSSSDDDESMFVYGHMDVYAVVIKWSRLTVFISLLILTT
- the GAUT7 gene encoding galacturonosyltransferase 7 (galacturonosyltransferase 7 (GAUT7); CONTAINS InterPro DOMAIN/s: Glycosyl transferase, family 8 (InterPro:IPR002495); BEST Arabidopsis thaliana protein match is: galacturonosyltransferase 4 (TAIR:AT5G47780.1); Has 1759 Blast hits to 1736 proteins in 364 species: Archae - 0; Bacteria - 688; Metazoa - 154; Fungi - 63; Plants - 827; Viruses - 2; Other Eukaryotes - 25 (source: NCBI BLink).), with the translated sequence MKGGGGGGGGGGGGKRRWKVLVIGVLVLVILSMLVPLAFLLGLHNGFHSPGFVTVQPASSFESFTRINATKHTQRDVSERVDEVLQKINPVLPKKSDINVGSRDVNATSGTDSKKRGLPVSPTVVANPSPANKTKSEASYTGVQRKIVSGDETWRTCEVKYGSYCLWREENKEPMKDAKVKQMKDQLFVARAYYPSIAKMPSQSKLTRDMKQNIQEFERILSESSQDADLPPQVDKKLQKMEAVIAKAKSFPVDCNNVDKKLRQILDLTEDEASFHMKQSVFLYQLAVQTMPKSLHCLSMRLTVEHFKSDSLEDPISEKFSDPSLLHFVIISDNILASSVVINSTVVHARDSKNFVFHVLTDEQNYFAMKQWFIRNPCKQSTVQVLNIEKLELDDSDMKLSLSAEFRVSFPSGDLLASQQNRTHYLSLFSQSHYLLPKLFDKLEKVVILDDDVVVQRDLSPLWDLDMEGKVNGAVKSCTVRLGQLRSLKRGNFDTNACLWMSGLNVVDLARWRALGVSETYQKYYKEMSSGDESSEAIALQASLLTFQDQVYALDDKWALSGLGYDYYINAQAIKNAAILHYNGNMKPWLELGIPNYKNYWRRHLSREDRFLSDCNVNP
- the GAUT7 gene encoding galacturonosyltransferase 7, with protein sequence MKGGGGGGGGGGGGKRRWKVLVIGVLVLVILSMLVPLAFLLGLHNGFHSPGFVTVQPASSFESFTRINATKHTQRDVSERVDEVLQKINPVLPKKSDINVGSRDVNATSGTDSKKRGLPVSPTVVANPSPANKTKSEASYTGVQRKIVSGDETWRTCEVKYGSYCLWREENKEPMKDAKVKQMKDQLFVARAYYPSIAKMPSQSKLTRDMKQNIQEFERILSESSQDADLPPQVDKKLQKMEAVIAKAKSFPVDCNNVDKKLRQILDLTEDEASFHMKQSVFLYQLAVQTMPKSLHCLSMRLTVEHFKSDSLEDPISEKFSDPSLLHFVIISDNILASSVVINSTVVHARDSKNFVFHVLTDEQNYFAMKQWFIRNPCKQSTVQVLNIEKLELDDSDMKLSLSAEFRVSFPSGDLLASQQNRTHYLSLFSQSHYLLPKLFDKLEKVVILDDDVVVQRDLSPLWDLDMEGKVNGAVKSCTVRLGQLRSLKRGNFDTNACLWMSGLNVVDLARWRALGVSETYQKYYKEVSFLKNLL
- a CDS encoding Amino acid dehydrogenase family protein, translated to MLMIARKALASAHTKAFRLATRDVHCFSSILVSPPLVSLDLPENWIPYSDPPPPVSFETEQKTVVIDGNVIAEEIRTKIISEVGKMKKAVGKVPGLAVVLVGEQRDSQTYVRNKIKACEETGIKSVLAELPEDCTEGQIISVLRKFNEDTSIHGILVQLPLPQVCFSFFSLDVVMGDVSVVDVKD
- a CDS encoding Amino acid dehydrogenase family protein (Amino acid dehydrogenase family protein; FUNCTIONS IN: binding, catalytic activity; INVOLVED IN: folic acid and derivative biosynthetic process, metabolic process; EXPRESSED IN: 23 plant structures; EXPRESSED DURING: 13 growth stages; CONTAINS InterPro DOMAIN/s: Tetrahydrofolate dehydrogenase/cyclohydrolase, NAD(P)-binding domain (InterPro:IPR020631), Tetrahydrofolate dehydrogenase/cyclohydrolase (InterPro:IPR000672), NAD(P)-binding domain (InterPro:IPR016040), Tetrahydrofolate dehydrogenase/cyclohydrolase, conserved site (InterPro:IPR020867), Tetrahydrofolate dehydrogenase/cyclohydrolase, catalytic domain (InterPro:IPR020630); BEST Arabidopsis thaliana protein match is: Amino acid dehydrogenase family protein (TAIR:AT4G00620.1); Has 9936 Blast hits to 9931 proteins in 2768 species: Archae - 105; Bacteria - 5635; Metazoa - 391; Fungi - 308; Plants - 157; Viruses - 0; Other Eukaryotes - 3340 (source: NCBI BLink).), translated to MLMIARKALASAHTKAFRLATRDVHCFSSILVSPPLVSLDLPENWIPYSDPPPPVSFETEQKTVVIDGNVIAEEIRTKIISEVGKMKKAVGKVPGLAVVLVGEQRDSQTYVRNKIKACEETGIKSVLAELPEDCTEGQIISVLRKFNEDTSIHGILVQLPLPQHLNESKILNMVRLEKDVDGFHPLNVGNLAMRGREPLFVSCTPKGCVELLIRTGVEIAGKNAVVIGRSNIVGLPMSLLLQRHDATVSTVHAFTKDPEHITRKADIVIAAAGIPNLVRGSWLKPGAVVIDVGTTPVEDSSCEFGYRLVGDVCYEEALGVASAITPVPGGVGPMTITMLLCNTLEAAKRIFL